Within the Chromobacterium paludis genome, the region CGCCATGGCCACGCCGGCGGCGCGCAGCTTGTCCACCGGCGGCTTCTGCGTCTCGCGCAGGAAATAGAAGGCGCCGGGCAGCAGCACCGCCACGGTGCCGGCGCGGCGCAGCGCCTCCACGCCGGCGTCGTCCAGGTATTCGATGTGGTCGGCCGACAGGCCGCCGAACTCGGCCACCAGCTCCGCGCCATGCAGATTGGACAGCTGCTCGACATGGCCCTTCACTTTCAAACCGTGCGCGCGCGCCGCCTCGAACACGCGGCGGGTTTGCGCCGGACTGAAGCCCACCGATTCGCAGAACGCGTCCACCGCTTCGGCCAGACCGGCGCGGGCGACGACTGGGAGGATGGATTCGACAATCAGGTCGACATAGCCGTCGGCGTCGCCGGCGTATTCCGGCGGCACCGCGTGCGCCGCCAGCAAGGTGGCGGCCACCTCCACCGGCAAGGAGTCCTGCAACCGGCGCGCGGCGGCCAGCTGCTTCAGCTCGTCGGCCTGGGTCAGGCCGTAGCCGGACTTGATCTCCACCGTGGTCACGCCCTCGGCCATCAAGGCCTTGAGCCGCGGCAGGCTGGCCAGGGCCAGCTCTTCTTCGTCCAGCCAACGGGTGGCGCGCACGGTGGAAACGATGCCGCCGCCCTCGGCGGCGATCTGCTGGTAAGGCACGCCGGCGAGCCGCTTTTCCCATTCCGCCGCCCGGCTGCCGCCGTACACCAGATGGGTGTGGCAGTCGATCAAGCCCGGCGTGATCCAGCGGCCCTGCAAGTCGAACACCTCGCCGTCGAAAGACGCGGCGTCCGCCTCGGCCTGCGGCAGCACCGCCTCGATGTGGCCGTCCCGCAACAACAAGGCGTGGCCTTCCAGCGCGCCGTAAGGCGCGGCGTGGACGGGGTCCATGGTGGCCAGCCTGGCATTGAGCCACAGGCTGGGGCGGTGGGCGTGAATCGGCGGCATGACGGTCTCGCGCAGTGATTTGTATATACAATTACGCGCATGGCCTGCCGCTGTCAAGCGGGCTGCTTGTAAAAAAACCGACAAATCCTTGATGTTGCACGGCAATAAAAAAGGCTGCCCATGGGCAGCCTGTCTAAACCTGTGCAAATTGTATATACAGATTTACTTTTTCACCCGCGTCTGCGAACGTAGCTTGTAGCGCAGCCCCGGATGGGTGAGCCGGGCGAAGCTGACCAGCTTCTTGTGCGACCACGTCCGCCTCAGCACCAGCAGGCAAGGCTCCGCCGCGGCGATGCCCAGCAAGGCCTGCTCCGCCACGCCCGGCAGCACGGCTTCCACGCTATGC harbors:
- the hutI gene encoding imidazolonepropionase codes for the protein MPPIHAHRPSLWLNARLATMDPVHAAPYGALEGHALLLRDGHIEAVLPQAEADAASFDGEVFDLQGRWITPGLIDCHTHLVYGGSRAAEWEKRLAGVPYQQIAAEGGGIVSTVRATRWLDEEELALASLPRLKALMAEGVTTVEIKSGYGLTQADELKQLAAARRLQDSLPVEVAATLLAAHAVPPEYAGDADGYVDLIVESILPVVARAGLAEAVDAFCESVGFSPAQTRRVFEAARAHGLKVKGHVEQLSNLHGAELVAEFGGLSADHIEYLDDAGVEALRRAGTVAVLLPGAFYFLRETQKPPVDKLRAAGVAMAVSTDLNPGTSPFASIRLAMNQACVLFGLTPEEALAGVTRHAARALGRGDTHGRLAAGCVADLLVWDIGHPAEIAYSVGVPLLKQRVFRGAAQSID